A region of Desulfomonilaceae bacterium DNA encodes the following proteins:
- a CDS encoding GNAT family N-acetyltransferase — protein sequence MAENILAVLNVNADCRLLAAVESFVAGIAESQGLSSSESSELGKLAKDALDYVIGINLVQSETSTVAITLSTRMDQFVVAVEHQGLPIDLGSDIPLRSSPFSLSIKSPVVDEVSLVNLGKIGQRFEFVKYVDYPSPYEPGTCSTVLAKDSEISVITDHDHIEVREVLPDEGLKVARCFHRVYGYTYGPSYVYFPDRLKAMIEAGNLVSIGAFDLSGELVAHGAMRLDPPDATVGELISLAVDPRYRGVGLASRIHLSLMDFARKKKMKCLIGEAVTLHPYSQKLCLAVGGRESAIMVGYIPPSDYKLISAGDVKRRQLAVVYFFGLSDSSESYKIFAPQNYRDIIEKIYAHLGLKRELLSESAVPWGTQCGETAFNVRVYNEVRMASISIEIYCPDTSEIVGVKLRELLEQGIEYIYLDLPLSDPLTPHFAQEFESSGFFFCGVVPYLLQSDALRLQFINTREVNFGEAVIVSEFGKELARYVMSKKQSIPFMQ from the coding sequence ATGGCCGAAAATATTCTAGCGGTACTGAATGTAAACGCTGATTGTCGACTGCTCGCGGCGGTTGAAAGCTTCGTAGCTGGTATAGCGGAGTCACAGGGGCTTTCATCGTCTGAGTCCTCCGAGTTAGGCAAACTGGCAAAAGATGCTCTGGACTATGTGATTGGAATAAACCTTGTCCAATCGGAGACGAGCACGGTAGCCATAACATTGAGTACCAGAATGGACCAGTTCGTCGTTGCGGTCGAACATCAAGGGCTACCCATCGATTTAGGAAGCGATATCCCCCTGAGATCATCGCCATTTTCTCTGTCGATAAAGTCCCCCGTGGTTGATGAGGTAAGCCTCGTCAATCTCGGCAAGATCGGACAAAGATTCGAGTTCGTAAAATATGTCGATTATCCAAGCCCTTACGAGCCCGGTACGTGCTCTACGGTTCTTGCAAAAGACAGCGAGATTTCCGTAATTACGGATCATGACCACATTGAGGTTCGGGAGGTCCTCCCTGATGAGGGGCTGAAGGTCGCAAGATGTTTCCACAGGGTTTACGGATATACTTATGGTCCGAGCTATGTCTATTTTCCGGATCGCCTAAAAGCAATGATTGAGGCTGGAAATCTTGTTTCTATAGGAGCCTTTGATCTTTCCGGGGAGTTGGTCGCTCACGGAGCGATGCGACTTGACCCACCGGATGCCACCGTTGGTGAGTTGATATCTTTGGCCGTTGATCCACGGTACCGAGGAGTTGGGTTGGCGTCAAGAATTCACTTGAGCCTTATGGACTTTGCTCGTAAGAAAAAAATGAAGTGTTTGATAGGGGAAGCAGTAACTCTGCACCCCTACTCGCAAAAACTTTGCCTGGCTGTTGGGGGAAGAGAGTCGGCTATTATGGTAGGATATATTCCTCCATCTGATTACAAACTAATTTCGGCCGGAGACGTTAAACGACGTCAATTGGCTGTAGTATACTTCTTTGGGCTCTCTGATTCCTCCGAGTCGTATAAAATATTTGCGCCTCAGAACTATCGAGACATAATTGAAAAGATATATGCTCATCTGGGATTAAAAAGAGAGTTACTCTCAGAATCGGCTGTTCCGTGGGGTACACAGTGTGGTGAAACGGCTTTCAACGTAAGGGTCTATAACGAAGTTAGAATGGCGTCTATTTCAATAGAAATCTATTGTCCCGACACATCGGAAATTGTCGGTGTCAAGCTGAGGGAACTTCTGGAACAGGGGATCGAATACATTTACCTTGATCTGCCTCTATCTGATCCGCTTACACCTCATTTTGCGCAGGAGTTTGAGTCGTCAGGTTTCTTTTTCTGCGGAGTTGTTCCCTATCTTCTACAGTCTGACGCGTTACGGTTGCAGTTTATCAACACCAGAGAAGTCAATTTTGGAGAGGCTGTAATAGTCTCTGAGTTTGGTAAAGAACTGGCGAGGTATGTCATGTCGAAAAAGCAGTCAATCCCTTTTATGCAGTAA
- a CDS encoding response regulator, which produces MNDHTIHVLLVEGDRAYVEYIKDLITEVIREIKILVDHAPSLAEAIDLLDKKDFDVVLMDLTLPDSMGLETFQQFNQRAPNMPVVLLSSLDDSQVATQAVSEGAQDYLPKRGLSSRLLLRSIRYAIERHKLVLNLQQALNEVRTLRGFLPICSNCKKIRNDKGYWQAVEVYVQEHSDAQFSHGICPECLKKLYPEFATEIV; this is translated from the coding sequence ATGAATGATCATACGATACATGTGCTGCTGGTAGAAGGTGATCGGGCATATGTCGAATATATAAAAGATCTTATTACCGAAGTCATCCGCGAGATAAAAATATTAGTTGATCACGCTCCGTCTCTTGCCGAGGCTATAGACCTGCTTGATAAGAAAGATTTTGACGTTGTTCTAATGGATCTGACGCTGCCGGACAGTATGGGACTCGAAACTTTTCAGCAATTCAATCAACGCGCCCCGAATATGCCGGTGGTTTTATTGTCGAGCTTGGATGATTCGCAAGTTGCGACTCAGGCGGTTTCGGAGGGCGCTCAAGATTATTTACCCAAGAGGGGATTGAGTTCAAGGCTACTCCTGCGATCCATCAGATATGCTATAGAGCGCCACAAACTTGTGTTGAACCTGCAACAGGCGCTGAACGAAGTCAGGACACTGCGTGGATTTCTGCCGATCTGCTCGAATTGTAAGAAAATCAGAAATGACAAGGGCTATTGGCAGGCCGTTGAAGTCTATGTCCAGGAGCATTCGGACGCGCAATTCAGTCACGGAATTTGCCCGGAATGTCTCAAAAAACTTTATCCTGAGTTTGCCACTGAAATTGTTTAG
- a CDS encoding response regulator, with the protein MPRILVVDDEPPIRGLLRQAFEMNGYDVLEASNGVEAVKMFRENDIDLVVTDIIMPDKEGLESIMDLKEIDPDVKIIAMSGGGRLEPHSYLQMASKFGAKRVFQKPLSIALLVSAVKELIGPES; encoded by the coding sequence TTGCCTAGAATATTAGTTGTAGACGATGAACCTCCCATTAGGGGGTTATTGCGTCAGGCTTTTGAGATGAATGGTTATGATGTTCTTGAGGCTTCCAACGGCGTAGAGGCTGTGAAAATGTTCCGTGAGAACGACATTGATCTGGTTGTTACCGATATCATAATGCCTGACAAAGAAGGTCTTGAATCCATCATGGACTTGAAAGAGATCGACCCGGACGTAAAGATCATAGCGATGTCTGGCGGAGGACGGCTGGAACCGCATTCGTATCTTCAGATGGCGTCTAAATTTGGGGCCAAGAGGGTCTTTCAAAAACCTCTTTCAATAGCTCTTCTCGTTTCCGCTGTAAAGGAACTCATTGGACCTGAAAGCTAG
- a CDS encoding CAP domain-containing protein, translated as MKNRLSHDMFNTKVYVLVFFFCAGLYVISSGISVDAKDPNGGSDQSRVELERFILKWTNQERTHRKLPTLRTNIALGRLAQTHSQDQARERLMAHNSDKFPKGRQTFDERMKTLKFQKPVIFGENIFWTSRGFPATLSGRDEYAHKIVSAWMNSPGHRKNILNPEFKSMGIGFFDGYVTQLFSSREHVS; from the coding sequence GTGAAGAACCGTTTGAGTCACGATATGTTTAATACCAAAGTATACGTCTTGGTATTTTTTTTCTGCGCCGGTCTTTATGTTATATCGTCTGGGATATCTGTTGACGCGAAAGATCCTAATGGCGGTTCGGATCAATCACGTGTAGAATTGGAGAGGTTCATCCTGAAATGGACAAACCAGGAACGTACCCACCGTAAGTTGCCGACGTTAAGGACAAACATCGCTCTGGGGAGGCTTGCGCAAACCCATTCTCAGGACCAAGCGAGAGAGCGTCTGATGGCTCACAATTCGGATAAATTTCCAAAGGGCCGGCAAACTTTTGACGAACGAATGAAAACGTTGAAGTTTCAAAAACCGGTAATATTCGGTGAGAATATATTTTGGACGAGTCGGGGCTTTCCAGCAACTTTGTCAGGTCGCGATGAATACGCTCACAAGATTGTGAGCGCGTGGATGAACAGCCCGGGGCACAGGAAAAACATTCTGAATCCAGAATTTAAGAGTATGGGGATAGGTTTTTTCGACGGATATGTCACACAATTGTTTTCTTCTCGAGAGCACGTAAGCTGA
- a CDS encoding GSCFA domain-containing protein: MPRSDVHPSHVFDSWQVWPGSYDNPPISEHFVLAPHKGPTITRSTRIASMGSCFAREIKSVLLCKGYSYITTETEHPASKHASAAWERLYNTFSMRQIFEYTFEKFDPDIRWWISPETRTVQDPYRRIILYDSMEQAQVDFEHHVQMSRQVLESAEILILTLGLTEIWQDKIDQSVICLPAGPFVNEGGDMSRYEFRVSRYDENMNNLRRIHDIIRRYNPGCHIILTVSPVHLWATFRKDCDVMSASCNSKSTLRAVADELVSQCPNVSYFPAYEMATIFRPMKGDSVFANGRENFHVNQETVNFIMRHFLAAYGEG, from the coding sequence ATGCCTAGATCTGATGTTCACCCATCGCATGTTTTTGATTCATGGCAGGTTTGGCCGGGTTCATACGATAACCCTCCCATTTCTGAGCATTTTGTTCTTGCGCCTCACAAAGGACCAACAATTACCAGATCTACCAGAATCGCCTCGATGGGATCCTGTTTTGCCAGAGAGATCAAATCGGTTCTTTTGTGTAAGGGGTACTCTTACATAACAACAGAGACGGAACACCCCGCTTCAAAACATGCGTCGGCTGCGTGGGAGAGACTCTATAACACTTTCTCCATGCGCCAGATATTTGAGTACACTTTTGAGAAATTTGATCCGGATATCCGCTGGTGGATATCTCCCGAGACGCGGACTGTCCAGGACCCGTACCGTCGAATCATTCTTTACGATTCAATGGAACAAGCACAAGTCGACTTTGAACACCACGTGCAAATGTCCCGTCAGGTTCTTGAGTCAGCGGAAATACTGATATTGACTCTTGGATTAACAGAGATCTGGCAGGACAAGATAGATCAATCGGTGATATGTCTTCCTGCCGGTCCTTTTGTAAATGAAGGCGGGGATATGAGCCGCTATGAATTCCGGGTGAGTCGTTACGATGAAAATATGAATAATTTACGACGAATACACGACATAATAAGGCGCTATAATCCCGGATGTCACATAATATTAACCGTTTCCCCCGTTCACCTATGGGCCACATTTAGAAAAGATTGTGATGTCATGAGCGCGAGTTGTAATTCAAAATCAACCCTACGCGCCGTTGCAGACGAGCTGGTGTCTCAATGCCCGAATGTGTCGTATTTCCCGGCTTACGAGATGGCGACGATCTTCAGACCCATGAAAGGAGATTCTGTTTTTGCCAACGGTAGGGAAAATTTCCATGTCAATCAGGAAACGGTTAATTTCATTATGCGACATTTCCTTGCAGCGTACGGGGAGGGCTGA
- a CDS encoding 2,3-bisphosphoglycerate-independent phosphoglycerate mutase — MASIDLMKSLTQQASTKAILLVMDGLGGLPREVGGPTELEAAFTPNMDKLAREGSVGLINTVDIGITPGSGPGHFGLFGYDPLKHLIGRGVLEAVGIGLTLTEQDVAARGNFCTVDQNGLITDRRAGRIPTEECSRMVGLIQDITLPGVEVIVRPVQDYRFVLILRGPRLSSSLNETDPQKVGLKPLKLRPLDGSLEARNTADLVNQWIVEVSERIKNQRPANMVTLRGWSSEPGLPKFEDVFKMRAAAMAVYPMYKGLASLVGMAKIDGLKNLDDQLESLRQNWDAYDFFFVHHKYTDSRGEDGDFDGKVREIEKVDAVIPRILDFNPDVLVITGDHSTPAVLKSHSWHPVPLILWAPGMTRANPDVASFGESQCLKGTLGQFNASHLMKLITAHAQRQVKYGA; from the coding sequence ATGGCCTCGATTGATCTTATGAAATCATTGACCCAGCAAGCGTCTACCAAGGCTATTTTGCTTGTTATGGACGGGCTCGGCGGTCTCCCCAGAGAAGTAGGTGGACCCACGGAACTCGAAGCCGCGTTCACACCGAACATGGACAAACTTGCCCGCGAAGGTTCAGTGGGCCTTATTAACACCGTGGACATCGGGATAACCCCTGGAAGTGGCCCTGGCCATTTTGGGCTATTTGGATATGATCCGCTCAAACATCTTATTGGACGAGGGGTTTTGGAGGCGGTTGGAATTGGTCTTACCCTTACCGAACAAGATGTCGCGGCCCGTGGGAATTTCTGCACTGTCGATCAAAATGGACTGATTACTGATCGTCGAGCCGGGAGAATTCCGACTGAAGAATGCTCGCGAATGGTTGGGCTGATTCAGGATATTACTCTCCCAGGTGTAGAAGTCATTGTGCGACCTGTTCAGGATTATCGTTTCGTCTTAATTCTCAGGGGACCTCGTTTGTCTTCGTCTTTGAACGAAACAGACCCGCAAAAAGTCGGATTAAAGCCTTTGAAGTTGAGACCGCTTGATGGATCGCTGGAAGCCCGCAACACTGCAGATCTTGTAAACCAGTGGATAGTTGAAGTTTCAGAGCGCATCAAGAACCAAAGGCCGGCAAATATGGTTACTTTAAGGGGTTGGTCCAGTGAGCCGGGGTTACCCAAATTTGAAGATGTATTCAAGATGAGAGCGGCGGCCATGGCTGTTTACCCCATGTACAAAGGATTAGCGAGCCTGGTGGGAATGGCCAAGATCGACGGTCTCAAGAATCTTGACGACCAGCTAGAGTCTTTGAGACAGAATTGGGATGCATACGATTTCTTTTTTGTTCATCACAAATACACAGACAGTAGAGGTGAAGACGGGGACTTCGATGGTAAAGTCAGGGAGATAGAAAAGGTTGACGCGGTAATTCCCAGGATACTGGATTTTAACCCTGATGTGCTGGTGATCACGGGAGATCACTCAACCCCAGCCGTCTTGAAATCACACAGTTGGCATCCAGTTCCGCTCATACTGTGGGCCCCTGGAATGACCAGGGCCAACCCTGACGTCGCTAGTTTTGGCGAGTCTCAATGTCTCAAAGGGACTTTAGGTCAGTTCAACGCGTCGCATCTCATGAAGTTGATTACGGCTCACGCTCAAAGACAAGTCAAATATGGCGCTTGA
- a CDS encoding decaprenyl-phosphate phosphoribosyltransferase has protein sequence MNSIGSLVKLMRPGQWVKNGFVLMPLVFSGRLFFPYESIKTFGVFICFCLAASATYIINDYMDMDQDRIHPLKRNRPLASGAVSPMIALTFACSLILLMFLTSVFFHLPVFTMGVLVSYVILHCLYSWKLKNLVIIDVLVISTGFLLRVLAGSSALSVGVSSWLVLCTFSVAIFLALGKRRHEVMFLNGEAVSHRPVLESYSVGFLDQLLQVVTTSTFIFYCLYSVKASPGTDIQSEKMMLTIPFVTYGIFRYLYLIYHKENGGSPTALLLTDPPLLTCVTLWLAACIYVIYWAP, from the coding sequence ATGAATTCAATAGGTTCATTAGTAAAGTTAATGCGGCCTGGCCAGTGGGTCAAAAATGGTTTCGTGCTTATGCCGCTTGTTTTTAGTGGTCGACTCTTCTTTCCATACGAGTCGATCAAGACTTTTGGAGTATTCATATGTTTTTGTCTAGCAGCCTCAGCTACCTATATCATTAATGATTATATGGACATGGATCAAGACAGGATCCATCCGCTAAAACGAAATCGTCCTTTGGCTTCCGGCGCAGTATCTCCCATGATTGCGTTGACTTTTGCCTGCAGCCTTATCTTGCTGATGTTTCTAACCTCAGTTTTTTTTCATCTCCCCGTTTTCACAATGGGGGTTCTTGTCAGTTACGTGATTTTACATTGTCTATATTCGTGGAAACTAAAAAATCTTGTTATTATAGACGTTCTGGTAATTTCCACAGGATTCCTTTTACGCGTATTGGCCGGAAGCTCGGCCTTGAGTGTAGGGGTTTCGAGTTGGCTGGTGCTATGCACTTTTTCAGTGGCTATATTCCTGGCCCTTGGAAAAAGAAGACACGAAGTGATGTTCCTCAATGGGGAGGCTGTAAGTCACAGACCGGTGCTGGAGAGTTACAGCGTGGGTTTCCTGGATCAGTTGCTACAGGTAGTCACCACATCAACCTTCATTTTCTATTGTCTCTATTCGGTAAAAGCCAGCCCAGGAACTGACATCCAGTCTGAGAAGATGATGTTGACTATCCCTTTTGTCACGTACGGGATCTTCAGATACCTTTACCTCATATATCACAAGGAAAACGGTGGTTCACCGACCGCGTTATTGTTGACGGATCCTCCACTGCTAACATGTGTCACGCTATGGTTAGCTGCGTGCATATATGTGATATACTGGGCGCCTTAG
- the malQ gene encoding 4-alpha-glucanotransferase, with translation MNSPYEAIQALAGVFGIEPEYTDNWGRVFKTPPSVIRNILETKGVRLDPSLLSTAHQVVTLIAGSIPREVPIRMDLTRFLLDLLREDGVITVTEPESGMALVSQPINNSSLLEDFDKETGLAVVLVPFPENLAIGDHNFLVTVQSGTSKYSVKLVIIVGPPKAYTPRLIEDGQKIAGIAVSLYGVRSETNWGVGDFTDLERIIDWAFDDLGAHFIGLNPLHALFNASPFNCSPYMPSSRMFCNFIYIDVAKAAHHISEKVAHEILSDPAIQETSKKLRESELVDYDGVSSLKLRALRALFDHFREFSSSPEVKAVYSEFERYIELGGESLNRFATFCVLRDFFLAKSPDLRSWMTWPEGFQHPRSEEVQKFRERNTVEILFHEFIQWICELQLAGAQRYALQKGMLVGLYHDLALAVDPDGADSWSTQKYFVRDFSVGAPPDAFAPEGQDWGFQPPNSHQARMSGFSPFRSSLRVGCKYGGALRIDHVMQIHQLFWIPRGQSASDGVYVKDFEEDLLNVLAMESVMNQTMVVGEDLGTLPFNFRERLIDRGIYSYRIFYFEQDEDFNQTPYFNYPDRALVSLSNHDLPTFSGFWQGLDIDERLAIGRIKPDQAIVARAERTAQKAKIIERLVSDGVLPPEVAHRAWESVVPTDELHTAVISFILRTPCRLAIISLEDLFADVRQQNLPGTTIERPNWVTKTKFTVEELKSHSEALSMTAKCRKLLEDSGRYVKYEA, from the coding sequence ATGAATTCACCATATGAAGCAATCCAGGCTCTAGCCGGGGTTTTCGGTATCGAACCGGAATACACGGACAACTGGGGACGTGTTTTCAAAACACCCCCATCCGTCATAAGAAACATTCTTGAAACCAAGGGTGTCCGGCTAGACCCCAGCCTGCTTTCGACGGCCCATCAAGTCGTGACTCTAATCGCAGGTTCAATCCCGCGTGAAGTCCCCATACGTATGGACCTGACGCGATTTCTCCTCGACCTATTGAGGGAAGATGGAGTCATTACGGTGACCGAACCGGAATCCGGAATGGCCCTCGTATCTCAGCCGATCAATAATTCAAGCTTGCTTGAGGATTTTGATAAAGAGACAGGCTTAGCTGTTGTCCTGGTTCCGTTTCCGGAAAATCTGGCAATTGGTGATCACAATTTTCTGGTAACGGTCCAGAGTGGGACATCAAAATATTCTGTTAAGTTAGTAATTATTGTCGGACCTCCCAAAGCATATACCCCTCGCCTGATAGAAGACGGTCAAAAAATTGCCGGAATTGCTGTTTCCCTCTATGGAGTTCGATCAGAAACTAATTGGGGGGTCGGCGATTTTACGGATCTGGAACGGATCATTGATTGGGCTTTTGATGATCTGGGGGCTCATTTTATCGGGCTAAACCCTCTTCATGCCCTTTTCAACGCGAGTCCCTTTAATTGCAGTCCTTATATGCCCTCGAGCCGCATGTTTTGTAACTTTATCTACATTGATGTAGCTAAAGCCGCCCACCACATTTCTGAAAAGGTGGCTCACGAGATCTTGAGTGATCCTGCGATCCAGGAGACGTCGAAAAAACTCAGAGAATCTGAGTTGGTTGATTATGACGGGGTTTCTTCGTTGAAACTAAGGGCTCTCCGGGCACTTTTTGATCATTTCAGGGAGTTCTCGAGTTCTCCCGAAGTCAAAGCCGTTTACTCAGAATTTGAACGATATATAGAGCTGGGAGGAGAAAGTTTGAATAGATTCGCAACCTTTTGCGTTCTAAGAGATTTCTTCTTAGCAAAGTCACCTGATCTGAGAAGTTGGATGACCTGGCCCGAAGGCTTTCAACATCCTCGTTCTGAGGAAGTTCAGAAATTCCGAGAGAGAAACACAGTGGAAATCCTTTTTCATGAGTTCATACAGTGGATATGTGAATTACAATTGGCCGGCGCCCAGCGATACGCTTTGCAAAAGGGGATGCTGGTAGGGTTGTATCATGATTTGGCCCTCGCTGTTGACCCGGATGGAGCCGATAGCTGGTCGACACAGAAATATTTTGTTCGGGACTTCAGTGTAGGGGCTCCACCCGACGCTTTTGCTCCTGAGGGACAGGATTGGGGATTTCAACCTCCGAATTCCCATCAGGCCCGGATGTCCGGTTTCTCTCCCTTCAGAAGTAGCCTCCGAGTTGGTTGCAAATATGGAGGCGCGCTGCGGATCGATCATGTGATGCAAATTCATCAATTGTTCTGGATACCTAGAGGGCAGTCCGCTAGCGACGGTGTCTACGTCAAGGACTTTGAAGAAGACCTGTTAAATGTCCTGGCGATGGAAAGTGTAATGAACCAAACCATGGTCGTTGGTGAAGATTTGGGAACGTTGCCTTTTAATTTTCGTGAACGCCTTATTGATAGAGGGATTTACTCATACAGGATTTTCTATTTCGAGCAAGACGAGGACTTTAACCAGACTCCTTATTTTAACTATCCTGACAGGGCGTTGGTTTCCCTTTCCAATCACGACCTTCCAACTTTTTCAGGTTTCTGGCAAGGACTTGACATAGACGAGAGGCTCGCCATCGGTAGAATCAAACCTGATCAAGCGATAGTCGCTCGTGCTGAACGAACAGCTCAGAAAGCCAAGATAATCGAACGACTAGTCTCGGATGGCGTTCTGCCTCCCGAAGTCGCGCATCGGGCGTGGGAGTCTGTAGTTCCTACCGACGAACTCCATACAGCAGTTATCAGCTTCATTCTTAGGACTCCCTGTCGTCTGGCGATAATTAGCCTGGAAGATCTGTTCGCAGATGTCCGGCAGCAAAATCTGCCAGGGACAACGATCGAACGACCGAATTGGGTCACCAAGACGAAGTTTACGGTCGAAGAACTAAAGAGCCATTCAGAGGCTCTGAGTATGACCGCAAAATGCAGAAAACTTTTGGAAGATTCAGGGAGATACGTTAAATATGAGGCTTAG
- a CDS encoding acyl-CoA dehydrogenase family protein, with protein sequence MDFKLNDEQRLIRKAARDFSAKELAPNAREWEETHTFSRAAFDKMGQLDFTGLYVPEEYGGTGVGRLTAALIFEELAKGCFATAVYMSVHNMVVNLIYQYGNEDQRERFVKPLALGEKMGAYSLTEADAGSDAANLNCAAAKVDGGYLINGTKLYVTNGGVADLYAVMVRTDESQKQRGISAIVVEKGRPGFSFGPYEPKMGLNASPTTELHFQDCFIPDSNRVGEEGKGFNMALGALNGGRVGIGACAVGLAQQAFDYALNYAQKRVQFGRPIVSFQGLQFLVADLAAEIEAARLMIYRAASLMDLGEQCALEAAMGKRFATDMAMRVTTEAVQILGGYGYMRSYPVEMYMRSAKIAQIFEGTNQVQRIVIARELTKVKGGKRPDLY encoded by the coding sequence ATGGATTTTAAGCTCAACGACGAACAGCGGCTCATACGCAAAGCCGCCAGGGATTTTTCCGCCAAGGAGTTGGCCCCAAACGCTAGAGAATGGGAAGAGACACACACTTTTTCCAGGGCGGCTTTCGACAAGATGGGCCAACTTGACTTTACTGGCTTGTATGTTCCAGAGGAGTACGGAGGAACCGGTGTAGGCAGATTAACAGCCGCTCTCATTTTTGAAGAGCTCGCAAAGGGTTGTTTCGCTACCGCGGTTTATATGAGCGTTCATAACATGGTGGTAAATTTAATTTACCAGTATGGAAACGAAGATCAGCGTGAACGTTTCGTAAAGCCTTTGGCTCTGGGCGAAAAGATGGGCGCCTATTCATTGACCGAGGCGGACGCTGGATCAGACGCCGCAAACCTTAACTGCGCAGCGGCAAAAGTTGATGGCGGTTACTTGATTAACGGCACGAAACTTTACGTCACTAATGGAGGTGTGGCAGACCTTTACGCTGTTATGGTCAGAACCGATGAAAGCCAAAAACAGAGAGGAATCAGCGCAATAGTAGTGGAGAAGGGAAGGCCCGGTTTTTCGTTTGGGCCTTACGAGCCTAAGATGGGCCTGAACGCATCACCAACTACGGAGCTTCACTTCCAGGACTGCTTCATTCCGGACAGTAATAGAGTTGGAGAAGAAGGTAAAGGATTCAACATGGCCCTTGGCGCATTAAACGGAGGACGTGTAGGTATAGGCGCCTGCGCTGTGGGTCTTGCTCAACAGGCGTTCGATTATGCCCTCAATTACGCGCAAAAGCGAGTTCAGTTTGGTCGTCCAATTGTGTCATTCCAAGGGCTACAGTTCCTCGTGGCTGATCTCGCGGCCGAGATAGAAGCGGCTCGATTAATGATTTATAGAGCGGCGTCACTGATGGATCTTGGAGAACAATGCGCTCTGGAAGCGGCCATGGGCAAAAGATTCGCCACGGATATGGCCATGCGGGTAACCACAGAAGCCGTCCAAATTCTTGGTGGCTATGGATACATGAGGTCCTATCCGGTTGAGATGTACATGAGATCCGCAAAAATAGCTCAAATTTTTGAAGGAACCAATCAGGTGCAGCGGATTGTAATCGCCAGGGAACTGACCAAGGTCAAAGGAGGCAAGAGACCTGACCTTTATTGA
- a CDS encoding cupin domain-containing protein, translated as MAKKPVKSITVGDKIRQMREKLKLDFGQLSQKTGFEIEYLKDLEDGKIAPPVGTLIQISRALAVDSASLLSEDRKVERRKSYLKRTKAYSYKSLTPDAQDKHLWAYLVTLDPKKEHEMVAYKHEGEEFMYVIEGRVEVKVGDDISELRKGATLHFDSGAAHHLRNLSQKASKLIVVVYTP; from the coding sequence ATGGCAAAGAAGCCTGTCAAATCCATCACTGTAGGCGACAAGATTCGACAGATGCGTGAAAAGCTGAAACTGGATTTTGGACAACTATCCCAAAAAACAGGATTCGAAATTGAATATCTAAAAGATTTGGAAGACGGGAAGATTGCCCCCCCAGTAGGGACATTAATCCAGATCTCGCGGGCGCTCGCAGTCGATTCCGCATCATTGCTTTCCGAAGACCGCAAAGTAGAACGTAGGAAGAGCTACCTGAAAAGGACTAAGGCGTATTCATACAAGAGTCTGACACCCGACGCGCAAGACAAGCATCTGTGGGCTTATTTAGTGACACTGGATCCAAAGAAAGAGCATGAGATGGTTGCTTACAAGCATGAAGGTGAAGAATTCATGTATGTAATAGAAGGTCGGGTTGAGGTCAAAGTCGGAGATGATATCAGTGAACTGAGGAAAGGGGCCACCCTGCATTTTGACTCGGGGGCGGCTCACCACTTACGGAACCTCAGTCAAAAGGCGTCAAAACTCATTGTGGTAGTTTATACCCCATGA